The stretch of DNA ACCTTTAAGAATATGATCTACTTCCTCAGGCAAAAGTGCCGTTGGTTTCGAGCCCGCTCCAGCAGAACCGACAAATCCTGTTACCCCGGGTGTATTACGTACAACATACCAAGAATCATCAGTCATGATCATCTCTGTTAATACATAACCAGGGAAAACTTTCTTCATGCTTGTTTTTGTCTTACCGTTCTTTGTTTCGGTCTCTTCTTCTACAGGTACAAGTACACGGAAAATCTTATCTGTCATCCCCATAGATTCCAAACGCTTTTCCAAGTTTGCTTTTACTTTGTTTTCATAACCTGAATAGGTATGAACTACGTACCAATTTTTTTCCATACGATGGGACCCGTGTCCTTTCCCTCCTAAAATGGATATACTCTAGCATTCTATCCAAAAGAAGCTATATCTAATCTACCCTAAAATAAGCTCAACTAATTGTGAAATCCCTAGATCCACAACCCAGAAGAACAAAGCCATAATCACTACAGTTGACAGTACAATCCCCGTATAGCGAAATAA from Bacillus sp. E(2018) encodes:
- the secE gene encoding preprotein translocase subunit SecE; protein product: MADVAEKTKKSPAKFLSDVNKEMKRVSWPSRKELFRYTGIVLSTVVIMALFFWVVDLGISQLVELILG
- the nusG gene encoding transcription termination/antitermination protein NusG → MEKNWYVVHTYSGYENKVKANLEKRLESMGMTDKIFRVLVPVEEETETKNGKTKTSMKKVFPGYVLTEMIMTDDSWYVVRNTPGVTGFVGSAGAGSKPTALLPEEVDHILKGMGMEAPRVEVDFEIKESVKVKEGPFADFVGTIEEIDATKQKLKVHVNMFGRETPVELEFTQVSKL